The Linepithema humile isolate Giens D197 chromosome 2, Lhum_UNIL_v1.0, whole genome shotgun sequence genome has a segment encoding these proteins:
- the LOC105680017 gene encoding homeobox protein SIX1 isoform X2, with product MMAYGGTAGNGGAMGPSSGGGGGADVLCTAAGDYSPQSTPTPLTGHSTTGGSVETAYTPGTTGAASYSPQDSPASSAGGSGNGQLPSFGFTQEQVACVCEVLQQAGSVERLSRFLWSLPACTRLHRHESVLKAKAIVAFHRGQFKELYRILESHTFSPNNHPKLQTLWLKAHYIEAERLRGRPLGAVGKYRVRRKFPLPRTIWDGEETSYCFKEKSRSVLRDWYATNPYPSPREKRELAESTGLTTTQVSNWFKNRRQRDRAAEHSGQREDKTHGGGLGDSSSESGDETKRQSGQQQQQQQQPSSCAVQQQQQQQQMVDHQQTSGMYQLPPPVSVSSPHSYHQGHGSSLSHPHMQHHDTSSESGDDKRNLHLQLQHHLQVGAHGTHGLVHPTATLPPPPPSCAQQKSQLDYMQYYSPQDYLIGTPTSADLQKSLPHTATSMQMGAIAPSMGGLSPMGPSTMLSNTMQGVNTMNTMSMNGMGMGAYQGMGSMGMSTSHASYHSGLVLGEYHSL from the exons ATGATGGCTTACGGTGGCACCGCTGGCAACGGGGGCGCGATGGGCCCGTCgtccggcggcggcggcggcgcggaCGTTCTGTGCACCGCCGCCGGCGACTACAGTCCCCAGAGCACGCCCACGCCCTTGACCGGGCACTCTACGACGGGCGGCTCGGTGGAAACCGCCTACACGCCCGGTACGACCGGGGCTGCGAGCTACAGTCCACAGGACAGCCCGGCGAGCTCCGCCGGGGGCAGCGGCAACGGTCAGCTGCCAAGTTTCGGATTCACGCAGGAGCAAGTCGCCTGTGTCTGCGAG GTTCTTCAGCAGGCAGGCTCTGTGGAGAGGCTAAGCAGATTTCTCTGGTCTCTACCGGCGTGCACCAGGTTGCACCGGCACGAGAGCGTGCTCAAGGCTAAGGCGATCGTTGCCTTCCATCGGGGCCAATTCAAGGAGCTCTACAGGATCCTGGAGAGCCACACCTTCAGCCCGAACAATCATCCGAAGCTGCAAACTCTCTGGCTCAAGGCTCACTACATTGAGGCAGAGAGGTTGCGTGGAAGGCCCCTCGGCGCAGTCG GAAAGTACCGAGTACGACGTAAATTTCCGCTACCGCGCACGATTTGGGACGGCGAGGAGACGTCTTACTGCTTCAAGGAGAAATCCAGGAGCGTTCTGAGGGATTGGTACGCAACTAATCCGTATCCATCGCCGCGCGAGAAACGAGAATTGGCGGAGAGTACCGGCCTCACCACCACGCAGGTCAGCAATTGGTTCAAAAACCGAAGGCAGAGAGACCGGGCCGCCGAGCATAG TGGCCAAAGAGAGGACAAGACCCACGGCGGGGGTCTCGGGGACTCCAGCAGCGAGAGCGGCGACGAGACGAAGCGGCAGTCCggtcagcagcagcagcaacagcaacagccGTCCTCGTGCGCCGttcagcagcagcaacagcagcaacagatGGTGGACCATCAGCAAACCTCCGGCATGTACCAGCTGCCGCCACCGGTCTCGGTCTCCAGCCCGCACTCGTATCACCAGGGTCACGGCTCGTCCTTGAGCCACCCCCACATGCAGCATCACGACACGAGCAGCGAGAGCGGCGACGACAAGAGGAATCTCCACCTTCAGCTGCAGCATCATCTTCAGGTCGGCGCCCACGGCACTCACGGCCTCGTGCATCCCACCGCTACCttgccaccaccgccgcccaGTTGCGCTCAGCAGAAGAGCCAGCTGGATTACATGCAGTACTACAGTCCGCAG GACTATCTAATCGGCACGCCGACTTCCGCGGATCTGCAGAAGTCCTTGCCGCACACGGCGACGTCGATGCAAATGGGCGCGATCGCGCCCTCCATGGGCGGGCTGAGCCCAATGGGACCTTCGACAATGCTGTCCAACACCATGCAGGGCGTCAACACCATGAACACCATGTCGATGAACGGCATGGGCATGGGCGCTTACCAGGGCATGGGCTCAATGGGGATGTCCACCTCGCACGCGAGTTACCACAGCGGCCTCGTGCTGGGCGAATACCATTCCTTGTGA
- the LOC105680017 gene encoding homeobox protein six1a isoform X1: protein MMAYGGTAGNGGAMGPSSGGGGGADVLCTAAGDYSPQSTPTPLTGHSTTGGSVETAYTPGTTGAASYSPQDSPASSAGGSGNGQLPSFGFTQEQVACVCEAMVSNVQVLQQAGSVERLSRFLWSLPACTRLHRHESVLKAKAIVAFHRGQFKELYRILESHTFSPNNHPKLQTLWLKAHYIEAERLRGRPLGAVGKYRVRRKFPLPRTIWDGEETSYCFKEKSRSVLRDWYATNPYPSPREKRELAESTGLTTTQVSNWFKNRRQRDRAAEHSGQREDKTHGGGLGDSSSESGDETKRQSGQQQQQQQQPSSCAVQQQQQQQQMVDHQQTSGMYQLPPPVSVSSPHSYHQGHGSSLSHPHMQHHDTSSESGDDKRNLHLQLQHHLQVGAHGTHGLVHPTATLPPPPPSCAQQKSQLDYMQYYSPQDYLIGTPTSADLQKSLPHTATSMQMGAIAPSMGGLSPMGPSTMLSNTMQGVNTMNTMSMNGMGMGAYQGMGSMGMSTSHASYHSGLVLGEYHSL from the exons ATGATGGCTTACGGTGGCACCGCTGGCAACGGGGGCGCGATGGGCCCGTCgtccggcggcggcggcggcgcggaCGTTCTGTGCACCGCCGCCGGCGACTACAGTCCCCAGAGCACGCCCACGCCCTTGACCGGGCACTCTACGACGGGCGGCTCGGTGGAAACCGCCTACACGCCCGGTACGACCGGGGCTGCGAGCTACAGTCCACAGGACAGCCCGGCGAGCTCCGCCGGGGGCAGCGGCAACGGTCAGCTGCCAAGTTTCGGATTCACGCAGGAGCAAGTCGCCTGTGTCTGCGAG GCGATGGTGTCGAATGTCCAGGTTCTTCAGCAGGCAGGCTCTGTGGAGAGGCTAAGCAGATTTCTCTGGTCTCTACCGGCGTGCACCAGGTTGCACCGGCACGAGAGCGTGCTCAAGGCTAAGGCGATCGTTGCCTTCCATCGGGGCCAATTCAAGGAGCTCTACAGGATCCTGGAGAGCCACACCTTCAGCCCGAACAATCATCCGAAGCTGCAAACTCTCTGGCTCAAGGCTCACTACATTGAGGCAGAGAGGTTGCGTGGAAGGCCCCTCGGCGCAGTCG GAAAGTACCGAGTACGACGTAAATTTCCGCTACCGCGCACGATTTGGGACGGCGAGGAGACGTCTTACTGCTTCAAGGAGAAATCCAGGAGCGTTCTGAGGGATTGGTACGCAACTAATCCGTATCCATCGCCGCGCGAGAAACGAGAATTGGCGGAGAGTACCGGCCTCACCACCACGCAGGTCAGCAATTGGTTCAAAAACCGAAGGCAGAGAGACCGGGCCGCCGAGCATAG TGGCCAAAGAGAGGACAAGACCCACGGCGGGGGTCTCGGGGACTCCAGCAGCGAGAGCGGCGACGAGACGAAGCGGCAGTCCggtcagcagcagcagcaacagcaacagccGTCCTCGTGCGCCGttcagcagcagcaacagcagcaacagatGGTGGACCATCAGCAAACCTCCGGCATGTACCAGCTGCCGCCACCGGTCTCGGTCTCCAGCCCGCACTCGTATCACCAGGGTCACGGCTCGTCCTTGAGCCACCCCCACATGCAGCATCACGACACGAGCAGCGAGAGCGGCGACGACAAGAGGAATCTCCACCTTCAGCTGCAGCATCATCTTCAGGTCGGCGCCCACGGCACTCACGGCCTCGTGCATCCCACCGCTACCttgccaccaccgccgcccaGTTGCGCTCAGCAGAAGAGCCAGCTGGATTACATGCAGTACTACAGTCCGCAG GACTATCTAATCGGCACGCCGACTTCCGCGGATCTGCAGAAGTCCTTGCCGCACACGGCGACGTCGATGCAAATGGGCGCGATCGCGCCCTCCATGGGCGGGCTGAGCCCAATGGGACCTTCGACAATGCTGTCCAACACCATGCAGGGCGTCAACACCATGAACACCATGTCGATGAACGGCATGGGCATGGGCGCTTACCAGGGCATGGGCTCAATGGGGATGTCCACCTCGCACGCGAGTTACCACAGCGGCCTCGTGCTGGGCGAATACCATTCCTTGTGA